A stretch of the Chelonia mydas isolate rCheMyd1 chromosome 5, rCheMyd1.pri.v2, whole genome shotgun sequence genome encodes the following:
- the GCNT1 gene encoding beta-1,3-galactosyl-O-glycosyl-glycoprotein beta-1,6-N-acetylglucosaminyltransferase — protein sequence MWSEMLRRKFRFRHILRFRHLLVLLLILVAFSVLKSNQKLDFLSQRHLELTGEDPTSNINCSKILQGDIEEIQKVKLEMLTVSFKKRPKLTASDYINMTTDCASFTKMRKYIMEPLSKEEAEFPIAYSIVVYHKIDMLDRLLRSIYAPQNYYCIHVDKKSPESFLAAVKGIVSCFNNVFIASQLESVVYASWSRVQADLNCMKDLYRRSTNWKYLINLCGMDFPIKTNQEMVEKLKALKGENSLETEKMPSSKEIRWKKHYEIVDGKLKNMGIDKQPPPLSTPVFSGSAYFVTSRRFVEYVLENSKILEFIEWAKDTYSPDEYLWATIQRIPEVPGAVSSSDKYDVSDMNALARFVKWHYFEGDVSKGAPYPPCNGIHVRSVCVFGVGDLNWMLKKHHLFANKFDTDVDPFAIQCLEEYLRDKALHQHKN from the coding sequence ATGTGGTCTGAAATGCTGAGAAGAAAATTTCGTTTTCGGCATATTTTACGCTTCAGGCACCTCCTCGTGCTACTTCTTATTTTAGTGGCCTTTTCTGTTCTAAAAAGTAACCAAAAGCTGGACTTCTTGAGTCAGAGACATCTAGAGCTGACTGGTGAAGATCCTACCAGTAATATTAACTGCTCTAAGATACTGCAGGGTGATATAGAGGAAATTCAAAAAGTAAAGCTTGAGATGTTAACTGTGTCATTTAAGAAACGCCCTAAGCTAACAGCAAGTGATTATATTAATATGACAACAGATTGTGCCTCTTTTACCAAGATGCGGAAGTATATTATGGAACCACTCAGTAAAGAAGAAGCTGAATTTCCAATTGCCTATTCAATAGTGGTATATCACAAAATAGACATGCTTGATAGACTTCTAAGATCAATCTATGCTCCTCAGAATTATTACTGTATTCATGTTGACAAAAAGTCTCCAGAATCTTTTCTGGCAGCAGTTAAGGGAATTGTGTCCTGTTTCAATAATGTCTTTATTGCCAGCCAATTGGAGAGTGTAGTGTATGCTTCGTGGAGCAGGGTACAGGCAGACCTCAACTGCATGAAAGATCTCTACAGGAGAAGTACAAACTGGAAATATTTGATAAATCTTTGTGGTATGGACTTTCCCATTAAGACCAACCAGGAAATGGTGGAGAAATTGAAAGCCCTAAAGGGTGAAAACAGCTTAGAAACTGAGAAAATGCCTTCCAGCAAAGAAATACGATGGAAAAAACACTATGAAATTGTTGATGGTAAGCTAAAGAACATGGGAATAGACAAACAACCTCCACCTCTTAGTACACCTGTTTTCTCTGGCAGTGCCTATTTTGTTACTAGTAGGAGATTTGTAGAGTATGTGCTAGAAAACAGcaaaatccttgaatttattgaATGGGCTAAAGACACGTATAGCCCTGATGAATACTTGTGGGCTACTATTCAAAGAATCCCTGAAGTTCCAGGGGCTGTTTCTTCCAGTGACAAGTATGACGTTTCTGACATGAATGCTCTTGCCAGGTTTGTGAAGTGGCATTATTTTGAAGGGGATGTGTCAAAAGGTGCCCCCTATCCTCCGTGCAATGGAATTCAtgtgcgctctgtgtgtgtgtttggagtggGAGACTTGAACTGGATGTTAAAGAAACACCATTTATTTGCTAACAAGTTTGATACTGATGTTGACCCCTTCGCAATTCAGTGCTTGGAAGAATATCTGAGAGATAAAGCTTTGCATcaacacaaaaattaa